The DNA window ACCGCGAGGTGCTGGCGGGCATCCTCGGCGCCGACCTGATCGGGATGCACACCCCCGAGTACGTGGGCCATTTTCTCTCCGCCTGCCGCCGCGCCCTGAACGCCGGGACGCGCGAGGGGGAGGTCCGCTGGCAGGGCCGCGTCTCGCGGGTGGTGGACCGCCCCATCGGCATCGAGGTGGGGGTCTTCGAGCGGCTGGCCGCCAGCCCCGAGGTCGAAGAGGCCGCCGATCACCTGCGGCGCACGCTGCAAACCCAGATTCTGCTGGGGGTCGACCGCCTCGACTACACCAAGGGCATCCCCGAGCGGCTGGAGGCCTTCGACACCTTCCTCGACCGCCACCCGGAGGCGCGGGGCCGGGTGACCCTGGTGCAGATCGCCGTGCCCAGCCGCGAGCGGGTCGAGTCCTACCGCCAGCTCCGAGGGCAGGTCGAGGGCCTGGTGGGCCGGATCAACGGCAAGCACACCCAGGGGGGCTGGGCGCCCATCCAGTACATCTACCGGGGGGTGGGCCGGGAAGAACTCGTCGCCCACTACCGCGCCGCCGACGTGATGCTCGTCACGCCGCTGCGCGACGGGCTCAACCTCGTCGCCAAGGAGTTCACCGCCTGCTCGGCCGACGGGGTGCTCGTCCTCTCGCGTTTCGCGGGGGCCGCCGACGAGTTGCCGGAGGCCGTGCAGGTCAACCCCTACAGCCCCGAGAGGATGGCCGACCATTTCCTCGACGCCTTGAACATGCCGCTCGACGAGAAAAAGGCCCGCCTGGAACGCTTACGCGCCCGCCTGCACGGCAGCGACCTCCACGCCTGGGCGGACGGCTTCCTGCGCGAGCTGGAGGGCGAATGACGCTGCCCCCCGCCCTGCTCCCCCTCGGCGAGCGACCCCTCCTCATCCTGTGCGACTACGACGGGACGCTGGCCCCCATCGTCGCCCGCCCCGAGGAGGCGTGGCCCGAGCCCGGCGCCCGCGAGGCCCTGGCCCGGCTCCTCGCCCACCCGCAGCACCGCGTCGCCGTCCTCACGGGTCGCCGCGCCGCCCAGG is part of the Deinococcus aestuarii genome and encodes:
- a CDS encoding alpha,alpha-trehalose-phosphate synthase (UDP-forming) produces the protein MGLIVVSNREPYAPHRAEDGTLAWVPSIGGLTAALDPALQRAGGTWIAWGEERSDLRTVELPQGETRYRLERLRLSEAEVRDFYHGFSNRALWPMSHYFIERAKYQGSGWRAYVNVNRRFAEAAVRSYREGDLIWVHDYQLALVPGMIREALPQARIGFFWHIPWPSSEVFRTLPWDREVLAGILGADLIGMHTPEYVGHFLSACRRALNAGTREGEVRWQGRVSRVVDRPIGIEVGVFERLAASPEVEEAADHLRRTLQTQILLGVDRLDYTKGIPERLEAFDTFLDRHPEARGRVTLVQIAVPSRERVESYRQLRGQVEGLVGRINGKHTQGGWAPIQYIYRGVGREELVAHYRAADVMLVTPLRDGLNLVAKEFTACSADGVLVLSRFAGAADELPEAVQVNPYSPERMADHFLDALNMPLDEKKARLERLRARLHGSDLHAWADGFLRELEGE